One region of Paenibacillus polymyxa M1 genomic DNA includes:
- a CDS encoding NupC/NupG family nucleoside CNT transporter, which translates to MKYVIALVGLLVVFALTYVASSDKRKIRYRPLIVMVVLQAALAFVLLNTEIGEILVKGFAKGFNSLIGYAMEGINFVFGGIANEGAAPFFIGVLLPIVFISALIGILQYVKVLPFIIKYIGLVLSKVNGMGKLESYNAVASAILGQSEVFISVKKQIGLLPKHRLYTLCASAMSTVSMSIVGAYMQMLNPKYVVTALVLNLFGGFIIASIINPYKIEKEDDLLEVQEEEKQSFFEMLGEYIMDGFKVAITVAAMLIGFVALIAMVNGIFSWLFGISFQALLGYVFAPFAFVMGIPWNEAVQAGSIMATKLVSNEFVAMLDLTKQTGLSERTIGIVSVFLVSFANFSSIGIISGAVKGLHEKQGNVVARFGLKLLYGATLVSVLSATIAGLFL; encoded by the coding sequence ATGAAATATGTAATCGCTTTGGTGGGATTGCTTGTTGTATTTGCACTTACTTACGTTGCCAGCAGTGACAAGCGTAAAATCAGGTATCGTCCGCTGATAGTTATGGTTGTTCTGCAAGCAGCGCTTGCTTTCGTATTGCTGAATACAGAGATTGGTGAAATTCTAGTTAAAGGTTTTGCAAAAGGTTTTAATAGTCTGATTGGTTATGCTATGGAAGGGATTAACTTCGTTTTTGGCGGAATTGCGAATGAAGGAGCAGCACCGTTCTTTATCGGTGTACTGCTGCCAATCGTGTTCATATCCGCGCTGATTGGGATTTTACAATATGTAAAAGTGCTTCCTTTTATTATTAAATATATCGGGCTTGTCTTGAGCAAAGTAAACGGAATGGGTAAACTGGAATCCTACAACGCTGTAGCTTCGGCTATCTTGGGTCAATCCGAGGTGTTTATTTCCGTTAAGAAACAAATTGGTCTGCTGCCAAAACACCGGCTGTATACATTGTGTGCATCTGCGATGTCTACGGTGTCCATGTCGATTGTGGGAGCCTACATGCAAATGTTGAACCCCAAATATGTGGTTACCGCATTGGTGCTGAACCTGTTTGGCGGCTTTATTATCGCTTCCATTATTAATCCGTACAAGATTGAGAAGGAAGACGATTTACTGGAGGTTCAAGAGGAAGAGAAGCAGTCCTTCTTCGAAATGCTCGGGGAGTATATTATGGATGGTTTCAAGGTTGCTATTACGGTAGCCGCGATGCTAATCGGTTTTGTGGCGCTGATTGCCATGGTCAACGGCATTTTCTCCTGGTTGTTTGGGATCAGCTTTCAGGCGCTGCTTGGGTATGTGTTTGCACCGTTCGCCTTTGTTATGGGGATTCCGTGGAACGAGGCAGTGCAGGCAGGCAGCATTATGGCTACCAAGCTCGTATCCAACGAATTTGTGGCTATGCTGGATCTGACCAAGCAAACAGGCTTGTCCGAGCGTACGATCGGGATCGTATCGGTATTCCTCGTATCCTTTGCAAACTTCTCGTCCATCGGTATTATTTCCGGGGCTGTGAAGGGTCTGCATGAAAAACAGGGAAATGTAGTGGCCCGTTTTGGTCTGAAGCTGTTGTACGGGGCGACGCTGGTTAGCGTGCTGTCGGCAACGATTGCAGGGTTGTTTTTGTAA
- a CDS encoding slipin family protein encodes MFKKITIKADERGLLFKKGSYHKLLHPGTYLLKTFQQEAVEILNVSDPFFVPDHDIRLFLTDPLLLEQLTVIDVEDHEYVLHYEDNRFVELLTAGKYAFWNMLKEHRFVRADTRQPAIDKSLGQAFLSKTPGFWKALQVASHELGFLYYDNVLQGKLKPGKYYFWLSTVNTEIKTLDMRQQQMDLMGQEIMTEDKITLRLNFVCQYRIIDPLRALEFRAYEEQMYIMLQLLLREYVGTMKLDDLLKMKQEIAEYVLTRLNEQSDEYGVTFTSAGVKDIILPGDIKDILNTVLLAEKKAQANLITRREETASTRSLLNTAKLMDENATLYRLKELEFMEKICEKIGTISLTGGNTLLEQLNTLVHMKEGQGLQ; translated from the coding sequence ATGTTTAAGAAGATAACGATTAAAGCCGATGAGCGCGGACTGCTGTTCAAAAAAGGAAGCTATCACAAGTTGCTGCACCCAGGGACTTACCTATTGAAGACATTTCAGCAGGAAGCCGTTGAAATTTTAAATGTATCCGACCCTTTTTTTGTACCAGATCACGATATTCGTTTGTTTTTGACAGATCCTCTATTGCTGGAGCAATTGACTGTCATTGATGTAGAGGACCATGAGTATGTGTTGCATTATGAAGACAATCGGTTTGTGGAACTGCTGACAGCAGGGAAATATGCATTTTGGAACATGCTCAAGGAGCATCGTTTTGTTCGTGCAGATACGCGGCAGCCTGCAATTGATAAGTCTTTGGGGCAAGCCTTCTTGTCCAAGACACCGGGCTTCTGGAAAGCCCTTCAGGTGGCCAGTCATGAATTGGGATTTTTGTATTACGATAATGTGCTGCAAGGTAAACTAAAACCGGGCAAATATTATTTTTGGTTGTCCACTGTGAATACAGAGATCAAAACACTAGATATGCGACAGCAGCAGATGGACCTGATGGGACAGGAAATCATGACTGAAGACAAAATCACGCTACGCCTTAACTTTGTCTGTCAGTATCGTATTATCGACCCGCTGCGGGCGTTGGAATTCAGAGCATACGAGGAGCAAATGTACATTATGCTTCAACTGCTGCTGCGTGAATATGTAGGCACAATGAAGCTGGATGATTTGCTCAAAATGAAGCAGGAAATTGCGGAATATGTCTTGACTCGACTAAATGAACAGAGCGACGAATATGGAGTGACTTTTACGTCAGCAGGGGTGAAGGATATTATTTTGCCGGGGGATATCAAGGATATCCTGAATACGGTGCTGTTGGCAGAGAAGAAGGCGCAAGCTAACCTCATCACACGACGTGAAGAGACGGCATCCACTCGTAGTCTGCTCAATACGGCCAAGCTGATGGACGAAAACGCCACCCTTTATCGTCTCAAAGAGCTGGAATTCATGGAAAAAATCTGCGAGAAGATTGGTACGATATCGCTGACTGGTGGAAATACGCTGCTGGAGCAGCTGAACACGTTGGTTCATATGAAAGAGGGGCAAGGGCTCCAATAA
- a CDS encoding cytidine deaminase, translating to MKDQLIQKALEARKQAYVPYSNFQVGAAVLGSDGTVYHGCNVENASYGLCNCAERTAIFKMVSEGCRKIDSIAVAADTEGPVSPCGACRQVISEFAHQDTKIYLTNLHGNTEEWTMEQLLPGAFRPADLGK from the coding sequence ATGAAGGATCAATTGATTCAGAAAGCGCTTGAGGCGCGCAAACAGGCATATGTTCCGTATTCGAATTTTCAAGTAGGTGCTGCGGTTCTCGGAAGCGATGGCACGGTATATCACGGATGCAATGTGGAAAATGCCTCCTACGGCTTATGCAACTGTGCAGAGCGGACAGCGATTTTTAAAATGGTATCCGAAGGCTGCCGTAAAATTGATTCGATTGCGGTTGCAGCTGATACGGAAGGGCCTGTGTCTCCATGTGGGGCCTGTCGTCAGGTCATTTCCGAATTTGCTCATCAAGATACCAAAATTTATCTGACAAACCTTCATGGCAATACGGAAGAGTGGACGATGGAGCAGTTACTGCCGGGTGCTTTTCGACCTGCGGATCTGGGGAAATAA
- the deoB gene encoding phosphopentomutase, producing the protein MSKFKRIHLVVMDSVGIGEAPDAAQFDDYDVDTLGHIARERGGLNMPNMGKLGLSNIRSIEGVPAVDKPLAYYTKMQEASNGKDTMTGHWEIMGLNIAVPFRVFPDGFPDELIQRIEEHTGRKVIGNKPASGTEIIDELGEEHVKTGALIIYTSADSVLQIAAHEEVVPLKELYEICEFCRKITLEDPYMLGRIIARPFVGEAGNFSRTSNRHDYALKPFGRTTMNELKDAGLDVIALGKISDIYDGEGVTKAVRTVSNMDGMDKLVATLDEEFTGLSFLNLVDFDAVYGHRRDPQGYGQALDDYDARLPEVFAKMTDDDLLIITADHGNDPTYRGTDHTREYVPLLAYSPRFVAGGKELAVRKTFADIGATVADNFGVKLPEHGTSFLAELQ; encoded by the coding sequence ATGTCTAAATTTAAACGGATTCACTTGGTCGTTATGGACTCGGTTGGTATCGGCGAAGCACCGGATGCTGCCCAGTTTGATGATTATGATGTAGACACACTTGGTCATATTGCACGCGAACGCGGCGGTCTGAACATGCCGAATATGGGTAAGCTCGGTCTGTCCAACATTCGTTCCATAGAAGGTGTACCAGCGGTCGATAAGCCACTCGCGTATTACACCAAAATGCAGGAAGCCTCCAATGGCAAGGATACGATGACAGGTCATTGGGAAATCATGGGCTTAAATATTGCAGTTCCTTTCCGTGTATTCCCGGATGGGTTTCCAGATGAGCTGATTCAGCGCATTGAGGAGCATACAGGCCGCAAAGTTATTGGCAACAAGCCAGCCAGCGGCACGGAAATCATTGATGAGCTGGGCGAAGAACATGTAAAAACCGGCGCACTCATCATCTATACCTCAGCGGATTCAGTACTGCAAATTGCAGCGCATGAGGAAGTTGTACCTTTGAAGGAGCTCTATGAGATCTGTGAGTTCTGCCGTAAAATCACGCTGGAAGATCCGTACATGCTGGGTCGCATTATTGCCCGTCCGTTCGTAGGTGAGGCAGGGAACTTCTCTCGTACCTCCAATCGACATGACTATGCGCTCAAGCCATTTGGTCGCACCACAATGAATGAACTGAAGGATGCAGGCCTGGATGTAATCGCCTTGGGTAAAATCTCTGACATTTATGACGGCGAGGGTGTAACGAAGGCAGTGCGCACAGTGTCCAACATGGATGGCATGGATAAGCTGGTGGCTACGCTGGACGAGGAATTCACTGGATTAAGCTTCTTGAATTTGGTGGACTTTGATGCTGTATACGGTCATCGTCGTGATCCGCAGGGATATGGTCAAGCCTTGGACGATTACGATGCCCGTCTGCCCGAGGTATTCGCCAAAATGACCGATGACGATCTGCTGATCATCACCGCAGATCATGGGAATGACCCAACCTATCGCGGAACGGATCATACCCGCGAATATGTGCCTTTGCTGGCTTATTCCCCTCGTTTTGTAGCTGGAGGCAAGGAACTGGCAGTCCGCAAGACGTTTGCGGATATTGGAGCGACAGTAGCGGATAACTTTGGTGTAAAACTGCCTGAGCATGGAACTAGCTTTTTAGCAGAACTTCAGTAA
- a CDS encoding GTP cyclohydrolase II, with protein sequence MNQKDVATLLNDKIQTIRGKQSSTILVGPIKLPVNLEGETIVFQWYCWLPVRDEEDRQDLLNANAETIVKRLSTLNLAEGQQSSVLVYGDLEQSDNALVRMHSICHTGDIFGSKRCDCGFQLHQSMKMIVEHGTGALFYLANHEGRGIGLFSKAMAYILQEEGMDTVEANHQLGFEDDTRNYADAISVLQHLRQKPVTLITNNPKKLDALKKSGMNVAGRMPLWGDVSQYNERYLNTKVERSGHLRDSDLREVL encoded by the coding sequence ATGAACCAAAAAGATGTAGCTACGCTACTTAACGATAAAATTCAAACTATTCGTGGAAAGCAATCTTCGACGATTTTGGTAGGACCGATCAAGCTGCCAGTTAATTTGGAAGGGGAAACGATTGTTTTTCAATGGTATTGCTGGTTGCCTGTACGGGATGAGGAAGATCGTCAGGACTTACTGAATGCCAATGCTGAGACGATTGTGAAGCGATTGTCCACACTGAATTTGGCGGAGGGACAACAATCAAGTGTATTGGTGTACGGTGATCTCGAGCAGTCAGATAATGCATTAGTTCGCATGCATAGTATTTGCCATACTGGAGATATTTTTGGTAGCAAGCGCTGTGACTGCGGATTTCAACTCCACCAGTCGATGAAAATGATTGTGGAACATGGAACAGGTGCATTGTTCTATCTAGCAAATCATGAAGGTCGCGGGATCGGTTTGTTTAGTAAAGCCATGGCTTATATTCTGCAAGAAGAAGGCATGGATACCGTCGAAGCCAACCATCAGTTGGGTTTTGAAGATGATACACGCAATTATGCGGATGCCATTAGTGTGCTTCAGCACTTGAGACAAAAACCAGTAACTCTGATTACAAATAACCCTAAAAAGCTGGATGCCTTGAAGAAGTCAGGTATGAATGTGGCGGGGCGTATGCCGCTCTGGGGCGATGTGTCGCAATATAATGAACGGTATTTGAATACAAAAGTAGAACGATCCGGCCATTTGCGGGATTCCGATCTCAGGGAGGTTCTATGA
- a CDS encoding class I SAM-dependent methyltransferase — MTEFWESSFIENQMMWGFEPSDSAILTKDFFLAKNVKDILIPGIGYGRNAKVFVDNGIDVTGIEISKTAIDLARQKELNISIFHGSVTDMPFDNKLYDGIFCYALIHLLNKRERDKFIRDCYRQLKPNGYMIFTTISKEAPMYGKGKQLDKDYFEIMEGVKMFFYDSDSIKQEFGKYGLIEISEIVEPHKNMESKPPFKFIMVKCQKEL; from the coding sequence ATGACAGAGTTTTGGGAATCCAGTTTTATAGAAAATCAAATGATGTGGGGCTTTGAACCTTCAGACTCAGCAATCCTGACAAAGGACTTTTTTCTTGCAAAGAACGTTAAGGATATATTGATACCTGGTATTGGATATGGTAGAAATGCCAAGGTTTTTGTTGATAACGGAATAGATGTAACAGGTATTGAGATTTCAAAAACAGCGATTGATTTGGCGAGACAAAAAGAGCTTAATATTAGTATTTTTCATGGCTCCGTAACGGATATGCCTTTTGATAACAAGCTTTATGACGGTATATTTTGTTATGCACTTATTCATTTGTTGAATAAGCGTGAGAGAGATAAGTTTATTAGAGATTGCTATCGTCAACTAAAGCCAAACGGATATATGATTTTTACTACGATTTCAAAAGAAGCTCCAATGTATGGAAAGGGAAAACAACTGGATAAAGACTATTTCGAGATCATGGAAGGGGTAAAAATGTTTTTTTATGATTCTGACTCAATAAAACAAGAATTCGGAAAATATGGACTAATAGAAATTTCCGAAATTGTTGAGCCACATAAAAATATGGAAAGTAAACCTCCATTCAAATTTATCATGGTAAAATGTCAAAAAGAGCTATAA
- a CDS encoding chemotaxis protein CheW, producing the protein MSEFIVCSLADKKFALNFLEVEEVMNAKKGTPLPFSEAWHEGMVTIRGDVFTILNLRKKLLLPASSDSSEDKMILLSRAKIALLVDQVEDTASAEDSQLQNNEEEWQRELFPTVMEHRGALIPVIDMDAFLASTKTN; encoded by the coding sequence ATGTCTGAATTTATTGTGTGCAGTCTGGCGGACAAGAAGTTCGCGTTAAACTTTCTGGAAGTAGAAGAAGTCATGAATGCCAAAAAAGGGACGCCGCTCCCCTTTTCCGAAGCATGGCATGAAGGAATGGTGACCATTCGTGGCGACGTATTTACAATCCTTAATCTACGCAAAAAACTGCTTCTTCCCGCATCAAGCGACTCCTCTGAAGACAAAATGATTTTGCTCAGTCGTGCGAAGATTGCCCTGCTTGTCGATCAGGTAGAGGATACGGCATCTGCTGAAGACAGTCAGCTACAAAACAATGAGGAAGAATGGCAACGCGAATTGTTTCCTACTGTGATGGAGCATCGGGGTGCTCTCATTCCGGTGATCGATATGGACGCTTTTCTCGCATCCACCAAGACGAACTAA
- a CDS encoding sugar-binding transcriptional regulator has product MDHEKQRLSIEAARLYYLNDYSQQDIAVRLGVSRPTVSRLLQAAKEQGYVRISIVDPMEDMDALGEQVKKKYGLDTVLVCYSPLNEYQEIKKHISKKAADYLHETVQDADIIGVTWGTTMHAVALHLQQKQVKGVEVVQLKGGVSHSHVNTYAVETVNLFAEAFNTIARYLPLPVIFDSQAVKRMVEKDRHIQRIIQLGKQANIAVFTVGTVKEDALLFRLGYFNHEEQKLLQKIGKGDICSRFFDDEGNICSQEINSRTVGIDLPELRKKEKSILVAGGQRKVEAIRASLRGKYANILVTDQFTAQALLQ; this is encoded by the coding sequence ATGGATCATGAAAAGCAGCGATTAAGTATCGAGGCAGCCAGATTATACTATCTGAACGACTATAGCCAGCAGGATATCGCGGTCAGACTTGGGGTTTCACGTCCTACAGTATCGCGGTTACTTCAGGCTGCCAAGGAACAGGGATACGTACGGATCAGTATTGTGGACCCGATGGAGGATATGGACGCGCTCGGAGAGCAGGTGAAAAAGAAATACGGGCTGGATACCGTGCTGGTCTGTTATTCGCCATTAAATGAATACCAGGAGATCAAGAAGCATATTAGCAAAAAAGCAGCCGATTATTTGCATGAAACGGTACAGGATGCTGATATTATTGGTGTGACATGGGGAACAACCATGCATGCGGTGGCGCTTCATCTTCAGCAAAAGCAGGTCAAGGGAGTTGAGGTGGTTCAACTCAAAGGAGGCGTAAGCCATTCACATGTCAACACTTATGCCGTGGAAACCGTAAATTTGTTCGCAGAAGCCTTTAACACCATCGCTCGGTATTTGCCGCTACCTGTGATTTTCGACAGTCAAGCTGTTAAGAGAATGGTCGAGAAGGATCGGCATATCCAGCGTATCATTCAACTTGGCAAGCAGGCGAACATTGCGGTGTTTACGGTGGGTACGGTCAAGGAGGATGCGCTGCTGTTCCGATTAGGATACTTTAACCATGAAGAGCAGAAGCTGCTGCAAAAAATCGGCAAGGGCGATATTTGCTCGCGCTTTTTTGACGATGAGGGCAACATATGCAGTCAGGAAATCAACAGCCGTACCGTTGGAATTGATTTACCTGAGCTGCGAAAGAAGGAGAAGTCCATCCTTGTAGCTGGAGGTCAGCGCAAAGTAGAGGCCATTCGGGCATCACTGCGTGGCAAGTATGCGAATATCTTGGTGACGGACCAGTTTACGGCACAAGCACTTTTGCAATAG
- a CDS encoding fibronectin type III domain-containing protein → MLVVKKMILCLLSASLMFLAAPVSTKAFSGEVKQGTGSYSTILPAGAATPQNEIYKTANVTSPMPTNDWWSSLAWVPYSEAQYPHPLALKNQQNGLRIFNPSGKITVNPGYIAGWMDDVNDFTIGHSVSASFSAAKVDGFSDWFVKSLFQSGSNKMSATYGHGSPYVFFEFGGGNPQPDTEAPSSPVNVRATTKTASAVTLEWEAATDNVGVTGYIVYKDGAQAAKINGTSASITGLVAATTYSFTVKAQDAAGNLSAASQAVSVTTEPASGGNEGGGETEDYTVRSHFVSDHEALLQFTPKTASAYVDVHYTLSGGQQLNYRMTNNAGVWEQRVTDLSSGKAVSYWFTYEKAGLQYETPSFSYTHQTAATTTGVSEFLLPTR, encoded by the coding sequence ATGTTGGTTGTGAAAAAGATGATATTATGCTTGTTAAGTGCCAGTCTGATGTTTTTGGCTGCACCGGTTTCTACTAAAGCCTTTTCGGGTGAGGTCAAACAAGGCACAGGCTCATATTCAACCATACTACCTGCCGGAGCAGCTACACCGCAAAATGAAATTTATAAGACAGCGAATGTAACCAGCCCAATGCCTACCAACGACTGGTGGAGCAGTCTGGCCTGGGTGCCCTACTCCGAGGCTCAATATCCGCATCCACTTGCCTTGAAAAATCAACAAAACGGTCTGCGCATCTTTAACCCAAGCGGTAAAATTACGGTCAATCCGGGATACATCGCAGGCTGGATGGATGATGTGAACGATTTTACCATCGGTCATTCTGTAAGCGCTTCATTTTCGGCTGCCAAGGTGGATGGTTTCAGTGATTGGTTTGTTAAATCCTTATTTCAAAGCGGCAGCAACAAAATGAGCGCTACCTATGGACATGGCTCTCCCTATGTTTTTTTTGAATTTGGCGGTGGCAATCCGCAACCTGATACAGAAGCTCCATCAAGCCCGGTAAATGTGCGAGCTACGACCAAAACGGCTTCGGCGGTCACTCTGGAGTGGGAGGCAGCCACAGACAATGTTGGCGTTACGGGGTATATCGTGTATAAGGACGGGGCTCAGGCGGCAAAAATAAACGGTACTTCCGCTTCAATTACAGGACTGGTTGCAGCTACTACTTACAGCTTTACCGTTAAGGCTCAGGACGCAGCCGGTAACTTATCTGCAGCCAGTCAAGCTGTTTCGGTAACTACAGAGCCAGCATCTGGCGGCAATGAGGGAGGCGGAGAAACGGAAGATTACACTGTACGGTCCCACTTTGTCAGCGATCATGAAGCACTGCTTCAATTTACCCCTAAAACAGCCTCCGCCTATGTTGACGTGCATTATACTTTATCAGGTGGACAACAGCTCAATTACCGGATGACCAACAACGCTGGTGTTTGGGAACAGCGGGTTACAGACCTCTCCAGCGGGAAGGCCGTCAGCTATTGGTTCACCTATGAAAAGGCGGGGTTGCAATATGAGACTCCTTCATTCAGCTATACCCACCAGACTGCAGCTACAACAACAGGAGTTTCCGAGTTTCTGCTACCGACGCGTTGA
- the deoC gene encoding deoxyribose-phosphate aldolase, protein MNIAALIDHTLLRADAMKDEITKLTAEAKKYQFASVCVNPAWVAYAAEQLAGTNVAICTVIGFPLGANTSATKAFETKDAIANGATEIDMVINIGALKARDVQLVEQDIRAVVEAAAGTLVKVIIETCLLTDEEKVLACELSVKAGANFVKTSTGFSTGGATVEDVALMRKTVGPDIGVKASGGVRSLEDVQKLVEAGASRIGASSGVKIIEGEQSTSSY, encoded by the coding sequence ATGAACATTGCAGCATTAATCGACCATACATTGTTGCGAGCAGATGCGATGAAGGATGAAATTACAAAACTGACTGCTGAGGCAAAAAAATACCAGTTTGCTTCCGTATGTGTGAATCCGGCGTGGGTAGCTTATGCAGCTGAACAGCTTGCAGGCACAAACGTGGCTATCTGTACGGTTATCGGGTTTCCACTGGGAGCCAATACATCGGCAACGAAAGCGTTTGAAACGAAAGATGCTATTGCTAACGGTGCAACTGAAATTGATATGGTTATTAACATAGGCGCTTTGAAGGCGCGCGATGTACAGCTCGTCGAGCAGGATATCCGTGCGGTTGTGGAAGCGGCTGCGGGTACACTGGTCAAAGTGATTATCGAAACCTGCCTGCTGACAGACGAAGAGAAGGTACTGGCGTGTGAGCTGTCCGTCAAAGCTGGAGCGAATTTTGTGAAAACTTCGACGGGTTTCTCTACAGGTGGAGCTACTGTGGAAGACGTAGCCTTGATGCGCAAAACAGTAGGACCTGATATTGGTGTCAAAGCTTCTGGTGGCGTACGTAGCCTGGAGGATGTGCAAAAATTGGTAGAAGCTGGCGCAAGTCGGATCGGTGCAAGTTCCGGTGTGAAAATCATCGAGGGCGAGCAATCTACATCTTCCTACTAA
- the ribD gene encoding bifunctional diaminohydroxyphosphoribosylaminopyrimidine deaminase/5-amino-6-(5-phosphoribosylamino)uracil reductase RibD, with protein MNTHEKYMRLALENARSAKGQTEPNPLVGSVIVNNGRIVGIGAHLKPGEPHAEIHALRMAGEHAQGATIYVTLEPCSHHGRTGPCAEAIVKAGIRRVVIAALDPNPLVSGRGVQILKDAGIEVIVGVCEQESIRMNEVFNQYIVNKRPFITIKSAVTLDGKIATRTSESKWITSEAAREDVHRLRHEHVGILVGVQTVIHDNPQLTTRLPEGRNPIRIILDSKLRIPLDARVITDGEAPTWIFTGRTYDKGKRSQLEQLGVKVYPTQDEYSERVNLPQMLDILGAAEVSSVFVEGGAEVNASFVQQGLADKLVLYIAPKLVGGRSAPGFLGGEGVSAMSDAVALQDLSVTQVGVDWKIEGYFERGK; from the coding sequence ATGAACACTCACGAAAAATATATGCGTCTGGCACTGGAAAATGCCAGAAGTGCCAAAGGGCAAACAGAGCCGAATCCGCTGGTTGGATCAGTCATTGTCAATAATGGCCGTATCGTTGGGATCGGCGCTCATTTGAAGCCTGGCGAGCCCCATGCCGAGATTCATGCATTGCGTATGGCAGGGGAACATGCTCAGGGAGCGACGATTTATGTAACGCTGGAGCCATGTTCCCATCACGGCCGGACAGGCCCGTGTGCGGAAGCGATTGTGAAGGCTGGCATTCGTAGGGTGGTGATTGCAGCACTGGACCCGAACCCGCTGGTTTCTGGCAGAGGGGTACAAATTTTGAAAGATGCAGGCATTGAGGTCATAGTCGGAGTATGTGAGCAGGAATCCATCCGTATGAATGAAGTGTTCAATCAATATATCGTGAACAAGCGTCCTTTTATTACGATCAAATCGGCAGTAACGCTGGACGGTAAAATTGCAACGCGAACCTCTGAAAGCAAGTGGATCACATCTGAGGCTGCACGGGAGGATGTGCATCGTCTTCGTCACGAGCATGTAGGCATCCTGGTCGGTGTACAGACCGTGATTCATGATAATCCTCAGCTTACGACTCGTCTACCAGAAGGACGGAATCCGATTCGTATCATTCTGGATAGTAAGCTTCGTATTCCATTGGATGCTCGTGTTATTACAGATGGAGAGGCGCCTACCTGGATATTCACAGGGCGGACTTACGATAAAGGCAAGCGAAGCCAGCTGGAACAGCTTGGTGTGAAGGTATATCCGACACAGGATGAATATAGTGAGCGGGTCAACCTACCGCAAATGCTGGACATTCTGGGGGCGGCGGAGGTCTCATCGGTATTCGTGGAAGGCGGGGCCGAGGTGAACGCTTCGTTCGTGCAGCAAGGATTGGCAGACAAGCTGGTGTTGTATATAGCGCCGAAGCTGGTTGGAGGGCGCTCCGCTCCGGGCTTTCTCGGGGGAGAGGGCGTGTCTGCGATGAGCGACGCGGTGGCATTGCAGGACTTGAGCGTGACGCAGGTTGGCGTGGACTGGAAAATAGAAGGGTATTTTGAGCGAGGAAAATGA